The Nodosilinea sp. FACHB-141 nucleotide sequence TCCGCCGACGTCATGGTGATGGTGCCGTCGCGCTGGTAGGTGAGGGCCTGAGTAGGATCGGGTAGGTTGGCGTTAGTCGCCTCAATAACGCGGTAGGCGCGGGTGCCGCCTCCGGCTATGCCCGCCCCGGCCAGCAGCACCACCCAAAACAGGGGGCGCAAAAACAGCGGCCGATAGCTACGCGGCGCCTCTGGCTTTTCGCCCGATGGCCCAGGTTGGGACTCTACCCGCTGAGGAGAGACTCGCGAACCCTTGACCACACCGCTCCCAGATCTGCTGCGTCCTGAGGGCCGCGACGACTTCCTCGAAGGAAACGGCAGCCGGGTTAACCAAGATCGAGCCATAGCAGCGTTGCCTTTCACATCCTCTGTGAACTGTATGGGGTTTCGGTCATTTCTTCAAGGGTACAGCCGTGATTACGCGGATCCCTAAAGCGCCGTATGCCCCAAGGCCAGCCCTGTTACCAGCATACCTAACACCAAAAAAGGCTGGGCGCTAGCTTGATATTTGACGTCGTTGCCCAGCGGGTCGCGTAGAAAATACATATCTTGGAAGGTGATCTGGGGAATGATCAGCAGCACCAGCAGCACCGCGTAGAGGTTCTGGTGAATCGCCATCAGGTAGGCGGCGACGCCCCCCTGAAAAATATCGATCGCCAGTACGCAGATCCAGGCAGCAGTGGTGACGCCAAACATCACTGGCAGCGACTTGAGGCCCATCTGGCGATCGCCCTCTACGCTCTTAAAGTCGTTGACCACCGCAATACCCAGGCCCGCCAGGCTGTAGAACAGGGTGAGCACCACAATCTTCCATGTGAGGGTGCCAAACAGGGCGTGGCCCGCCCACCAGGGCAGCGCGATGTAGCTGGCCCCTAGGGCGTAGTTGCCCAACCAGCCGTTCTGCTTGAGCTTCAGCGGTGGGGCGGAGTAGATATACGATACGAACGAGCCACCAATAGCCAGGGCGGTAATGATTGGGAAACTATGCCCAGCCCAGCGATCGAGGCTAAAGGCAATAGCGATACCGGCCACCAGCAGCACCAAAATCTGGGTTACTACCTGAGGAATGGAAATTGCCCCCGAGGGGATGGGGCGATAGGGCTCGTTAATAGCGTCGATGTCGCGATCGTAGAAATCGTTGAGAGTTTGGGTATAACCCGTCAGCAGCGGCCCCGCAAATAGCATGCAGGCGGCGGCGATCAGCACGTGCTCTAAACTCCAACGGTAGTTGCCGGAGGAGGCCGCCCCGCACACCACGCCCCAAATCAACGGGATCCAAGTGATCGGCTTCATCAGTTGAAGCCGGATCTTCCAAATCGAGGTTTCACCCGACTTGGCGCCCTTCATGCCTAAGAGCTGGCGGGCGGCGTTGCCCTGGGCCTCGGGGGCGATCTCAGCAGCAGGAGCTTGGTCTGGAGCGTCGTTGACCGGAGTGGAGGACGGTGGTTCAGCCATGGTGGTGGAATGCTACAGGTCGAAAACTAGGGTCGATCAACAATTGGGCGATCGCACAGCCTTCCCTGAGGGAATCGCGATCACTACTCACGGTGCCACATTTTCCAAGTCAGAATCAAATCCCGATTGAAGTGGGGGAAGATTTTCCTGCCAACTCGTGACATTGAGCCATCATCGCAATTCCCCTCTAAGGAGGCTGCGCCATCGCTTTAGCTAAAGGAAATTACCAGGTGCTGATCTTGAAACTTGGCTCCGGCCACCGCTTTGCCCTGCAGCCCTGG carries:
- the chlG gene encoding chlorophyll synthase ChlG, encoding MAEPPSSTPVNDAPDQAPAAEIAPEAQGNAARQLLGMKGAKSGETSIWKIRLQLMKPITWIPLIWGVVCGAASSGNYRWSLEHVLIAAACMLFAGPLLTGYTQTLNDFYDRDIDAINEPYRPIPSGAISIPQVVTQILVLLVAGIAIAFSLDRWAGHSFPIITALAIGGSFVSYIYSAPPLKLKQNGWLGNYALGASYIALPWWAGHALFGTLTWKIVVLTLFYSLAGLGIAVVNDFKSVEGDRQMGLKSLPVMFGVTTAAWICVLAIDIFQGGVAAYLMAIHQNLYAVLLVLLIIPQITFQDMYFLRDPLGNDVKYQASAQPFLVLGMLVTGLALGHTAL